Within the Candidatus Margulisiibacteriota bacterium genome, the region TAGTTTTCTCGGCTCCGGTACTACCCGCCGCGGTGGCGCACAAAGGTTTTTGTTATAATAAATAAAAAGAGGTTGCCATGTATAAACCATTGACCATTGATTACACAAAATGCGCTATTATGGGCGTCGTCTTCCCTGACCTGGATATGTTAAATAGCGCCGCTAACGCTTTGGGATCAAATATGTTTGAGGGCTTTGAACCGACGCCGAAAGGAATAGAAATTATCCGCGATTATTTGGCAGGTAAAATTACTTTTGTACAATAAAAGATTCTTCCGCGTTGCTGGCTATTCACAAGCATTTGTTTCAGGATATTTATGCCTGGGCAGGCCAAAAACGTACTGTAGAGATCAGCAAAGGCGGTAGACAGTTTTTTCCTTTGGCACGTTTTGCCAGCGCCTTTGCTTATATAGACAACTTGCTTGCCGAATACAAAAATATTGCCGGTAATGACCTGCTCAAAATCTCCCATAAACTTGCGGAGATCTTGGACGCTGTAAATTTTCTCCATCCTTTTCGAGAGGGAAATGGACGCACCCAGCGGGAGTTTTTGCGCGCTCTGGCGTTGGAAAAAGGGTTTTCTCTGAACTTAAATCCGCCAGATAATGTTGATGTATATGAACGTTATATGCGGGGGACAATTAACGGTGATATAAAAATACTTGAAACCTTGATCGTGGATTTACTGGAGCGTTAAACAACGCAATTAAAAAACTACCAGCAAAATACAATGTGCACGCCACGGAAAAGCAGAAGAAATGATAAAACTACCCATCGAGCTGCGCGAACATCTCGGCTGGGAGCGGGCGGTGGATGAAGCCATAGCCAAAAGAGAAACAGAACATCGGCGAACTCTGGGAGAAATACACCAAGGGCAAAGGTTTGTTTATGCTTGCCGAAAAGTCCAGGGGCAGATTAGACACCGCTGAACAGATCAAAGCCAGGGTTGGAGTGTTGTAAATTATGGACGAATGTCACATGAGTTATTTTATTGCCAGGTGCCTTGATAATTACTTTACATTTAGCCGCATAGCTACTTTACATTTAGCCGTATAGCTGATATGCTGTCAACATGGTCAAAGCAAGATGGCAGGCGGCTAGAATAGCGGAATCGCTGAAAACAATGCGGGTTACTTTTTTGGCCGGAGCCAGGCAGTGCGGGAAAACAACCCTGGCTGGTTATTTGGCCAAACAGGGCTTTGCCTACAGGACGCTGGATGATATTTTTGCTTTGAAAGCGGCTCAAGAGGACCCTCAAGAGTTTATCAGGCATAACCAAAAAACAATGATTATTGATGAAGTACAGAGAGTTCCTGAACTATTGCTGGCAATTAAACAAGCGGTGGATGTAAACCGGCGCTACGGTCAGTATCTGATCACCGGCTCTGCCAATATTCAGACGCTGCCTACCGTAAAAGAATCGTTGGCCGGGCGGGTGGAAAAGATCAGATTGAGGCCGTTTGCTTACGGTGAGATTTTGGGCAACGCGCCTATGTTTTTGAAAAGATTGCGGACTAGAGATTTTGTGGAGAATAAAGCTTTCACGAAAAAGAAAATATTGGAGATCGCTTTGGCCGGTGGATTTCCGGAGGCTCTAACTAAAAAAGCGACCTCACGCGGAAGATGGCACCGCAATTATGTCGAGGCGTTGATTGAAAAAGATTTGCAGGACATTGCTAATATTCGACGTCAAGATGTCTTGCGAAAACTGTTTGCGGTGATCTGCGAGTATTCGGCAAAATACATGGATAAAGCGAGCATTGGTTCGAGTTTCGCTGTGGCTAGACAAACACTGGACGAGTACATAAATGTGCTGGAAAATATTTATTTGCTGGACAGGGTTGCGCCGTGGCTGAATACCGGCTATGACCGAGTGGGGCGGCAGGACAAAATATTTGTAGCCGACACCGGTTTAATGAGCGCGGTGTTAAGATGGAATTTGGCGGAGGTGGAGTTTTCCGGGGATAAAGCCGGAAAATTGATAGAGACCTTTGTTTATAACCAGCTGATCGCCCAGATCGATCTGGTCGGGGAAGCCGGTTTGTATCATTATCGGGACAACAGAAAACGCGAAATTGATTTTATTATTGACACCAAGCGGGAAATTTTCGGCATAGAGGTCAAGGCTGGTTCCGGTATCAGCGCTACCGATTTTAAACATCTAAAATGGTTCCGCGACCGCATCAGCCGGAAAAAATTTTACGGCATAGTGTTATACGCCGGAAAACAAGCGCTGCCTTTTGGCAAAGACCTTAAAGCTGTCCCGCTGAATAATTTGTGGGAATAAATCTACGGGCGCGCTTGTTGACATATTTTACGGGCTATAGTTAAATATACCCCCTTTTTGTATGAAAGCAGGTTAAAATGCGAGAGATTATTACGCTCGAGTGTGAGGTTTGCAAGCGGCGCAATTATGTGACGACGAAAGAGAAGCGCAACAACCCCGAGCGGTTGACGTTGAAAAAGTATTGTAAATGGGATAAGAAGCATACTCCACATAAGGAAACGAAGTAGAATTCGTTTCCGGTTTGTTAGTAGGCGAGTAGCTCAATTGGTAGAGTGGCGGTCTCCAAAACCGTAGGTTGCGGGTTCGATCCCTGCCTCGCCTGCCACATATGCAGGGGTGCCGATGCGAAATGATAAAAAATTGACTAGAAAACAGGTTGGTTAAATGGCGTTTTTTGCGGACTTAAAAACAGAAATGAAAAAAGTGGATTGGCCGGCGGGCGGCCGCGTGGCGCAAATGACCGTGGCCGTGTTTTTGATCGTGGCGCTGCTGACTTTTTTTACTTTTGTGCTAGATTTGATTTTGGGCGCGGTGTTTTTTAAATAATTTAGGGAAAACATGAGCGGATTAGAAAGCAATAATAATATGGCAGAGACCAATTTGGAAACAACGGAAACGACGCAGGACGTGTCCGCTGTTCCGGCAGAGGAAGAGCTGCGCGCCGCGAAAGGCGATTGGTATGTGTTGCAAGTGTTCACGGGCTTTGAGCAAAAAGTCTGCTCGGCGATAGAACAAAAGATCAGCGACTTCAATCTGCAGGACCGCATTTTTAAAGTGCTGGTGCCGGAAGAAGACGTTATCGAAGTCAAAAACGGTAAGCGTTATGAGCGGCGTAAAATGATGTTCCCGGGTTATGTTTTCGTCAGCATGGAAAAGGACGACGAAGCCTGGTATCACCTGCGCACGGTCAACGGCGTGTCTAAATTTGTCGGCGCGGGCGTGCCGGAGCCGCTGCCGGATAAAGATGTGCTGCGCATACTCAATCAAGCCGGCGAAGTGGCTGTGAAACCGAAGCTGGAAATTGATTTTGAGGTTGGCGAAAACGTGAAGGTGATCTCTGGGCCGTTCCGCGGCTATGCTGGTGAGATAAAAGAAGTCCTGCCGGAAAAAGGCGCGGTCAAGGTGATGATCTCGATTTTTGGCCGTTCTACTTCGGTGGAATTAGATTTTGACCAGATCGAGAAAAACGTATAAAACGTTATAGATAGCTATAGATAAAGTACAGATAGATTGTAGGAGAAAATAATGGGCGAAAAAGGCAAAGGCGGAAAATCAGCGGCAGGTGGCCCCAAGCAGCTGGTCACAGTTGTTAAGCTACAGATCGAGGCTGGCAAGGCCAATCCGGCTCCGCCGGTCGGCCCGGCTCTTGGTCAGCACGGCCTCAATATTATGGATTTTTGCAAGGCCTACAATGACCAGACCAAAGATAAGGCTGGCTCGGTCATACCGGTGGATATTTTTGTTTACAGTGACCGTACTTTTACTTTCAAACTCAAATCGCCGCCAGCCGCGGCGCTGGTCTGCAAGGCTTTGAATATTCCCAAAGGTTCAGCCGTGCCCAACAAAAACAAGGTCGGCAAAATTACCCGCGCCAAGCTGCGGGAAATTGCCAAACAAAAAATGGAAGGCCTGAATTGTTATGATGAGGAAGCCGCGGTCAAAGTTATCGCTGGCACCTGCCGCTCGATGGGCGTAGACGTTATTGACTAGGAGAAAAAATGACAAAACACGGCAAGAAATATAAAAACAAACTGGAGTCCTTGCAGGGCAAGACTGTGCTACCGCTGAATGAGGCGCTGGCTAAAGTCCGCGATCTGGGCGCGGCTAAATTTGATGAAACAATAGAGGCGACTTTTGTGCTGGGCATTGACCCCAAAAAGGGCGAACAAATGGTGCGCGGCGCGGTGGCTATGCCGGCGGGACTCGGCAAAAAAGTGACGGTGGCGGTGATCACCAACGGCGATAATCTCAAGATCGCGGAGAAATCTGGCGCGGATTTTGTTGGCGCGGACGATTTGGTCGAAAAAATCAACGGTGGTTTTACGAATTTTGATGTCCTGCTGGCGACACCCGACATGATGCCCAGGGTTTCCAAACTCGGCAAAGTGCTGGGACGCAAGGGTTTGATGCCGACGCCCAAAGCTGGCACTGTGGTGCAGGATGTGGCCAAAGCGATCGGCGAGCAAAAAGCCGGCAAAGTAGAATACAAAACGGACAAAGCCGGTGTGATCCATACGATCATTGGCAAAAAATCTTTTGAGGCGGACAAGCTGAAATCCAATTATGAGGCGCTTTACGAAGCGATCTTAAAAGCCAAGCCGTCGACAGTCAAAGGCGTTTATGTTAAGGGTATTTATTTGGCGCCGACTATGGGGCCGGGCGTCAAAGTGCTGGCGAGTGCGGCGTAATGGGTGCGAGAGAAGCCCGGACTGTAAAGCCGGGCGTCAAGGTGCTGGCGAGTGCGGCATAATGGGTGTGAATTGATCCAAAGAAGCCGGCAGTCCATTGGGACATAAGACCTGCGGAGGAGTAGCAATGGTTAGGGAAAGCAAAAAAATCGCTGTCGAGGAGATCAAGCAAAAAATTGCGGATTCCGAACTGGTCATGTTTTCTCAATACAGCAAATTGACCGTGGCTGATGACCGTGAGCTGCGCCGCAGCCTGCGCGGAGCCAAAGCGGATTACTGCGTTTACAAAAACACTTTGGCTTCTATCGCGTTTAAAAATTTAAATATTCCGGTTGACGAAAAACAGTTGACCGGTCCGACGGCGTATATTTTTGCCAAAGAACCGGTGGCGCCAGCCAAAGCTTTGATGACTTTTTGCAAAGACCACGAGTCTGTGACGGTCAAAGGCGGCGTGTTCCAGAAGCAGAGTATCGACGCGGCGCAGGTCAAGGAATTGGCCGCTTTGCCGGGGCGCGAAGAGCTGCTGGCCAAGCTGGTGTATGTGCTGCAATCGCCGATCAGCGGTCTGGTCAATGTGCTGCAGGGGCCGATCCGCAAATTAGTCTATGGTTTGAATGCTGTGGCGGAAAAAAAATAACGCTAATGTGTAAGACCGTAATATACGGTTTTACCTTGTATGAGGAGGTGAATTATAATGGCAGAAGTTACTGCAGTTGCTCAAGAGATTATTGATAAAGTGGAAAAACTTTCTGTGCTGGAGCTGAACGGTCTGGTCAAAGCCTTGGAAGATAAATTTGGCGTGACCGCGGCCGCTCCCGTGGCTGTAGCCGTTGCTCCTGTAGCCGCCGCTGGCGGAGACGCCGGGGCCGCTGCTTCTACTGTCAGCGTCATTCTGGCCAGCGCCGGAGACAAAAAAATCCAGGTGCTAAAGGCGCTGCGCGAGATCACCGGACTGGGTTTGAAAGAGGCCAAGGATTTAGTGGACGGCGCTCCAAAACCGGTCAAGGAAGACGTGTCAGCTGACGAAGCGAAGTCTATTAAGGAAAAGCTGGAAAAAGAAGGCGCTAAAGTTGAGATCAAGTAAAGTTTTGGACATTTAAGGATTCCCGGGTTTTTGTTGGACAAAGACCCGGGTAGTTGTGTTTTAGTCTATCTGAGGAGGCGCCAGAGTGGTCGCAAAAATTAAACCGAGAGTAAAGTTAAACGCGGATATTCCTGAAGAAAAATTGGACGTGCCGAAGCTCACGTCTTTGCAGTTGAAATCTTACGACAAGTTTTTGCACGAGGGCATTGAGGATGAATTAAAGGCCATCAGCCCGATCGTGGGATTCAACGGCCGTTACGAGCTTTCGTTTTTGTATTTTGACGAGGACAAAAACGCCTACACCAAACCAGAAATCGAAGAGCCGAAATATTCGGAGATCGACTGCCTGCGCGAGGAGCATACTTACGCGCTGTCGCTGCGTGTGCCGGTGCGGCTGGTGGATACGATCACCGGCGAGATCAAGCAGCAGACGATTTACATGGGCGAGATACCGCGCATGACCAAACAGGGCACATTTATTTTCAACGGCGACGAGCGCGTGGTCATTTCGCAGTTTGTGCGGTCGTCCGGCGTGTATTTTGAGGAAAAAGTAAATTCCAAAAAGAATGAAAAATCTTTCAAAGCCAAGATCATTCCCAACCGTGGCGCGTGGCTGGAGATGGAGATCGACACCAATGGCGTGATCTGGGTTTACATCAATAAAATGAAAAAAGTCGGCCTGTCTTTGTTTCTGGCGGCGCGCGGCTACAATGAGGACGAGATGCGCCAGGCTTTGAGCAACGAGCCGGATCCGGAAGACCTGACCAGGGTCAAACGGGTGCTCAACGGCGGCGAGTATCTGGACAAAACTGTTAAGAATAAAAAAATCGGCCCTATTTTGACGCCGAATGAGGCGCTGATCGAGCTGTACCGCAAACTGCGTCCGGGCGACCATATTACGGAGGACGGCGCCAGACAGTTTTTGGAAAATCTGTTTTTCAACCCTGACCGTTATGATCTGGGCGAGATCGGCCGCTACAAGATCAATACCAAGCTGGGTTTTGCCGAAACGCACAACGAGGATGTGCATTACCTGACCAACGAAGACGTGGCGGCGGTGGCGCGGTATCTTATTAAACTTTCTACCGCCGACGTTTCAGCTTCGGTGGACGACATCGACCACCTGTCCAACCGCCGCGTGCGCGCGGTCGGCGAGTTGCTACAGAGGCAATTCAAGGTCGGCTTGACCCGTCTGGAAAGATTGATCAAAGACCAGATGATGCTCAAAGGCAATGAGGACTTCATGCCGCAGGCGCTCATCAATATCCGTCCGCTGATCGCGGTGATGAAGGAATTTTTTGGCTCTTCGCAGCTGTCGCAGTTCATGGACCAGATCAATCCGCTGGCGGAGCTGGCGCACAAACGCCGCCTCTCGGCCATGGGTCCCGGCGGTGTCAACAAAGAACGCGCTGGTTTTGAAGTGCGTGATATTCAGCCATCGCATTACGGCCGGATCTGTCCGGTGGAGACACCCGAAGGTCCGACTTCCGGGTTGATCTCGCCGCTGGCGACTTTTGCGGACGTCAATAAACACGGCTTCATTGTGACGCCGTATTTTGAAGTGGCCAACGGCGAGGTCAAAAACGGCCGGAATAATCCGCCGGTGTATCTGACCGCCGAAAAAGAAGAAGAGTCGATCATCGCTCCTTACGATGTCAGTGTAACGCCGGACAATAAACTAAAAGGCGACATTGTGCCGGCGCGCAAAAAAGGCGAGTTCGATATGTTCGGAACTGCGGAAGTCAATTATGTCGGCGTTTCGCCCAAGCAGCTCTTTGGCGTGAGCGCCTGTCTGGTGCCGTTTTTGGAGCATGACGACGCCAACCGCGCGCTGATGGGTTCAAACATGATGCGTCAAGCCACGCCGCTGATCTACCCAGACCGCGCTTTTGTCGGCACGGGCATGGAGAAACACATTGGCAAAAATATTTCCACGGCGCTTTTTGCGGAGACCGACGGCGAAGTGACCGAAGTCGACGCCAATAAAATTGTGGTCAAATATTCTCCGGCGGACGGCAAAAGAGCTTATGAGAAAAAACACGAGTTGATCAAATACCTGCGCACGAATCAAAATACCTGCCGCAATCAAAAGCCGATCGTAACGGCCGGTCAAAAAATCAAAGCCGGCGATCCGCTGGTCGAAGGCACTTGTTTCAAGGACGGCGAGCTGGCCATTGGCAAAAACGTGCTGGTGGCTTTCCTGCCTTTTGACGGCTACAATTTTGAGGACGCGATTTTGGTGTCTGACCGTATGGTCAAAGACGATATTTTTACAACGATCCACATCAACCGTTACGAATTGGAAGTGCGCACGACTAAAGTCGGCGCGGAGGAGCTGACGCCCGAGATCCCCAATGTCAGCGAGGAATTCCTGCGCAATCTGGACGAACGTGGCATTATTCGCTTGGGCTCGACGGTGACCGCCGGTGATATTTTGGTCGGCAAAGTCACACCCAAGGGCGAGCAGGAGCAGCCGCCGGAGGAAAAATTGCTGCGCGCGATTTTCGGCGACAAAGCCCGCGATATGAAAGATTCGTCCCTGCGTGTATCTTCTGGTGAAGGCGGCAAAGTTGTCGATGTCCGCGTGTTCGATGAGAACAACAAAGATGATATGCCACCCGGTGTGAAAACTATTGTGCGGGTCTACGTGGCGCAGCTGCGCAAGGTCATGGTCGGCGACAAAATGTCCGGCCGCCACGGCAATAAAGGCGTGATCTCGCGCATTTTGCCGGCGGAAGACATGCCGTTTTTGCCGGACGGCAAACCGGTGGATATCGTGCTCAATCCTCTGGGCGTGCCTTCGCGTATGAATGTTGGCCAGATTTATGAGACGGTTTTGGGCAACGCCGCGCACGCGCTGGGCGAGTATATAGAGGCACAGCAATTTGACGAAGCGATAAACGAGACAGAAAACCCGGAAAAAGGCGCGTCAGTGCGGGCGATCGAGGAAAAACTGCGTGAAGCGCAAAAAGCGCCGGGTTTTGAGTGGCTCAGCGAGAGCGGCGAAGTGACCCTGCGTGACGGCCGCACCGGCGAGCCTTACGCCAAGCCGGTCATGTGCGGATATATGTACATGCTCAAGCTGATCCATCTCGTGGAGGAAAAAATGCACGCGCGCGCTACCGGCCCGTATTCGCTGGTGACGCAGCAGCCGCTGGGCGGTAAAGCGCAGATGGGCGGGCAGCGTTTCGGTGAAATGGAAGTCTGGGCGTTGGAGGCTTACGGCGCCGCGTACACACTGCAGGAACTGCTGACGGTCAAGTCTGACGACGTGTCCGGCCGCGCCAAAGTTTACGAAGCGATTATCAAAGGTAAAAATCTGCCGCCGCCCGGCACGCCGGCTTCATTTCACGTGCTGGTGCGTGAGATCCGTTCGCTGGGGCTGGACATGAAAGTCCTGACCGCCGACGGACGGGAGATCGACCGGAAATAAGGCGGACGTTTTTTAGGTTTTGCAAATTTTAAGGAGGCATCAATGTTAGTTCGTGACCCGAAAGATTTCAAGAGCATTAAGCTGGGCATCGCTTCGCCGGAACAGATCAGATTTTGGTCGCACGGTGAGGTCAAAAAACCGGAGACGATCAATTACCGCACCTTCAAGCCGGAGCGCCACGGCTTGTTTTGCGAGCGGATTTTCGGGCCGGTCAAAGACTGGGAATGTACCTGCGGCAAATACCGGCGGG harbors:
- a CDS encoding antitoxin VbhA family protein, which translates into the protein MYKPLTIDYTKCAIMGVVFPDLDMLNSAANALGSNMFEGFEPTPKGIEIIRDYLAGKITFVQ
- a CDS encoding Fic family protein, whose protein sequence is MLAIHKHLFQDIYAWAGQKRTVEISKGGRQFFPLARFASAFAYIDNLLAEYKNIAGNDLLKISHKLAEILDAVNFLHPFREGNGRTQREFLRALALEKGFSLNLNPPDNVDVYERYMRGTINGDIKILETLIVDLLER
- a CDS encoding ATP-binding protein codes for the protein MVKARWQAARIAESLKTMRVTFLAGARQCGKTTLAGYLAKQGFAYRTLDDIFALKAAQEDPQEFIRHNQKTMIIDEVQRVPELLLAIKQAVDVNRRYGQYLITGSANIQTLPTVKESLAGRVEKIRLRPFAYGEILGNAPMFLKRLRTRDFVENKAFTKKKILEIALAGGFPEALTKKATSRGRWHRNYVEALIEKDLQDIANIRRQDVLRKLFAVICEYSAKYMDKASIGSSFAVARQTLDEYINVLENIYLLDRVAPWLNTGYDRVGRQDKIFVADTGLMSAVLRWNLAEVEFSGDKAGKLIETFVYNQLIAQIDLVGEAGLYHYRDNRKREIDFIIDTKREIFGIEVKAGSGISATDFKHLKWFRDRISRKKFYGIVLYAGKQALPFGKDLKAVPLNNLWE
- the rpmG gene encoding 50S ribosomal protein L33, whose amino-acid sequence is MREIITLECEVCKRRNYVTTKEKRNNPERLTLKKYCKWDKKHTPHKETK
- the secE gene encoding preprotein translocase subunit SecE; protein product: MAFFADLKTEMKKVDWPAGGRVAQMTVAVFLIVALLTFFTFVLDLILGAVFFK
- the nusG gene encoding transcription termination/antitermination protein NusG yields the protein MAETNLETTETTQDVSAVPAEEELRAAKGDWYVLQVFTGFEQKVCSAIEQKISDFNLQDRIFKVLVPEEDVIEVKNGKRYERRKMMFPGYVFVSMEKDDEAWYHLRTVNGVSKFVGAGVPEPLPDKDVLRILNQAGEVAVKPKLEIDFEVGENVKVISGPFRGYAGEIKEVLPEKGAVKVMISIFGRSTSVELDFDQIEKNV
- the rplK gene encoding 50S ribosomal protein L11 produces the protein MGEKGKGGKSAAGGPKQLVTVVKLQIEAGKANPAPPVGPALGQHGLNIMDFCKAYNDQTKDKAGSVIPVDIFVYSDRTFTFKLKSPPAAALVCKALNIPKGSAVPNKNKVGKITRAKLREIAKQKMEGLNCYDEEAAVKVIAGTCRSMGVDVID
- the rplA gene encoding 50S ribosomal protein L1; translated protein: MTKHGKKYKNKLESLQGKTVLPLNEALAKVRDLGAAKFDETIEATFVLGIDPKKGEQMVRGAVAMPAGLGKKVTVAVITNGDNLKIAEKSGADFVGADDLVEKINGGFTNFDVLLATPDMMPRVSKLGKVLGRKGLMPTPKAGTVVQDVAKAIGEQKAGKVEYKTDKAGVIHTIIGKKSFEADKLKSNYEALYEAILKAKPSTVKGVYVKGIYLAPTMGPGVKVLASAA
- the rplJ gene encoding 50S ribosomal protein L10, translating into MVRESKKIAVEEIKQKIADSELVMFSQYSKLTVADDRELRRSLRGAKADYCVYKNTLASIAFKNLNIPVDEKQLTGPTAYIFAKEPVAPAKALMTFCKDHESVTVKGGVFQKQSIDAAQVKELAALPGREELLAKLVYVLQSPISGLVNVLQGPIRKLVYGLNAVAEKK
- the rplL gene encoding 50S ribosomal protein L7/L12 is translated as MAEVTAVAQEIIDKVEKLSVLELNGLVKALEDKFGVTAAAPVAVAVAPVAAAGGDAGAAASTVSVILASAGDKKIQVLKALREITGLGLKEAKDLVDGAPKPVKEDVSADEAKSIKEKLEKEGAKVEIK
- a CDS encoding DNA-directed RNA polymerase subunit beta, which codes for MVAKIKPRVKLNADIPEEKLDVPKLTSLQLKSYDKFLHEGIEDELKAISPIVGFNGRYELSFLYFDEDKNAYTKPEIEEPKYSEIDCLREEHTYALSLRVPVRLVDTITGEIKQQTIYMGEIPRMTKQGTFIFNGDERVVISQFVRSSGVYFEEKVNSKKNEKSFKAKIIPNRGAWLEMEIDTNGVIWVYINKMKKVGLSLFLAARGYNEDEMRQALSNEPDPEDLTRVKRVLNGGEYLDKTVKNKKIGPILTPNEALIELYRKLRPGDHITEDGARQFLENLFFNPDRYDLGEIGRYKINTKLGFAETHNEDVHYLTNEDVAAVARYLIKLSTADVSASVDDIDHLSNRRVRAVGELLQRQFKVGLTRLERLIKDQMMLKGNEDFMPQALINIRPLIAVMKEFFGSSQLSQFMDQINPLAELAHKRRLSAMGPGGVNKERAGFEVRDIQPSHYGRICPVETPEGPTSGLISPLATFADVNKHGFIVTPYFEVANGEVKNGRNNPPVYLTAEKEEESIIAPYDVSVTPDNKLKGDIVPARKKGEFDMFGTAEVNYVGVSPKQLFGVSACLVPFLEHDDANRALMGSNMMRQATPLIYPDRAFVGTGMEKHIGKNISTALFAETDGEVTEVDANKIVVKYSPADGKRAYEKKHELIKYLRTNQNTCRNQKPIVTAGQKIKAGDPLVEGTCFKDGELAIGKNVLVAFLPFDGYNFEDAILVSDRMVKDDIFTTIHINRYELEVRTTKVGAEELTPEIPNVSEEFLRNLDERGIIRLGSTVTAGDILVGKVTPKGEQEQPPEEKLLRAIFGDKARDMKDSSLRVSSGEGGKVVDVRVFDENNKDDMPPGVKTIVRVYVAQLRKVMVGDKMSGRHGNKGVISRILPAEDMPFLPDGKPVDIVLNPLGVPSRMNVGQIYETVLGNAAHALGEYIEAQQFDEAINETENPEKGASVRAIEEKLREAQKAPGFEWLSESGEVTLRDGRTGEPYAKPVMCGYMYMLKLIHLVEEKMHARATGPYSLVTQQPLGGKAQMGGQRFGEMEVWALEAYGAAYTLQELLTVKSDDVSGRAKVYEAIIKGKNLPPPGTPASFHVLVREIRSLGLDMKVLTADGREIDRK